Proteins encoded in a region of the Gammaproteobacteria bacterium genome:
- a CDS encoding uroporphyrinogen-III synthase yields MTRKLPIASSLEGHTVALPESRQLDVLAAMFERRGAAVIRVPLVTILDSPDRTAVESWLREFCADRTDYLVILTGEGVRRLAGFAERAGCREAFITALSNTTKVCRGPKPGRALKELGLKPDLQGRQPTTSGIIATLDELELTAKKVAVQLYGEDPNRPLMDYLASRGARVLPVAPYVYAAEADARQVSDLIEQLHAGSIGLIAFTSKPQFARLLEVARAGGQEGRLLDGLRQTLVAAVGPVVAGQLAEHGVPVHISPQGSYFMKPMVREIERYLHRNG; encoded by the coding sequence ATGACCAGAAAGCTCCCCATCGCCTCCAGCCTGGAAGGCCACACCGTCGCTCTGCCGGAATCACGCCAGCTGGACGTCCTCGCTGCCATGTTCGAGCGACGCGGCGCTGCAGTCATTCGCGTCCCGCTGGTGACCATACTGGACAGTCCTGACCGCACGGCGGTTGAGTCCTGGTTGCGTGAATTCTGCGCCGACAGGACGGATTACCTGGTCATCCTGACGGGTGAGGGAGTGCGTCGACTGGCCGGATTCGCCGAGCGGGCAGGGTGCCGGGAGGCATTCATTACCGCCCTGTCAAACACAACCAAAGTGTGCAGGGGCCCGAAACCCGGTCGCGCTCTCAAGGAGCTGGGTTTGAAACCGGATCTGCAGGGCCGGCAACCAACCACCAGCGGTATAATCGCCACCCTGGATGAGCTCGAGCTGACCGCTAAGAAAGTGGCGGTGCAACTGTACGGAGAAGATCCCAACCGGCCCTTGATGGACTATCTGGCCAGCCGGGGAGCCCGGGTGTTGCCAGTGGCGCCTTATGTGTATGCTGCCGAGGCCGATGCCCGGCAGGTCAGTGACCTGATAGAGCAGCTGCATGCTGGCAGCATCGGGTTGATCGCCTTCACCAGCAAGCCGCAGTTTGCGCGCCTTCTGGAGGTCGCGCGAGCTGGCGGTCAGGAAGGCCGGCTACTGGACGGGCTGCGACAGACGCTGGTGGCGGCGGTTGGCCCGGTGGTGGCGGGGCAATTGGCCGAGCATGGCGTTCCCGTGCATATCAGCCCTCAGGGCTCTTATTTCATGAAGCCCATGGTGCGTGAGATAGAACGCTACCTGCACCGCAACGGATAG